One genomic region from Desulfuromonas sp. TF encodes:
- a CDS encoding DUF11 domain-containing protein, whose product MKRTIPALITILFLTAFAGPAAAQDAPIEIQSSALVEKSVINEKGEKELVRQPATKVLPGEEVIFINTYINKGEAPADDVVINNAIPEHMIYVGASAEGNDAVVTYSVDGGQTFGPLLELMVTEPDGTKRPAASVDVTHIRWTRTTPLPPNETAQVEFRARLK is encoded by the coding sequence GTGAAACGAACCATTCCGGCTCTAATAACAATCCTCTTCCTGACCGCTTTCGCCGGCCCGGCCGCGGCGCAGGATGCCCCCATCGAGATCCAGTCCTCGGCTCTCGTCGAGAAGTCAGTGATCAACGAGAAGGGGGAAAAGGAATTGGTGCGGCAGCCCGCAACCAAGGTCCTCCCGGGGGAAGAGGTCATCTTCATCAACACATACATCAACAAGGGGGAGGCGCCCGCCGACGATGTCGTCATCAACAACGCCATCCCCGAGCACATGATCTATGTCGGCGCCTCGGCCGAAGGGAATGACGCCGTTGTCACCTACTCCGTGGACGGCGGACAAACCTTCGGGCCCCTGCTCGAGCTCATGGTCACCGAGCCCGACGGGACCAAACGCCCCGCCGCCTCCGTCGACGTCACCCACATCCGCTGGACGCGGACCACTCCCCTGCCGCCGAACGAGACGGCGCAGGTCGAGTTCCGCGCCCGGTTGAAATAG